In a genomic window of Thermogemmata fonticola:
- a CDS encoding redox-sensing transcriptional repressor Rex, translating into MSDRGATAEGPRLSRAAAHRLSLYLRCLTAWPSEAEKISSSQIAAAVGVSDAQVRRDLAALGHLGQRGIGYDPRELAAVIREALGIHRPWRVVLVGVGNLARALLRYQGFRAQGFEIVALFDNHPNKIGECVEGIPIRPLSELQTTIQQEGAELAILTVPKEAAQSVADCLVKAGIRGILNFAPVVLRLPPHVQLVTVDLAIQLEQLTFLVQHADDALPPSLDE; encoded by the coding sequence ATGAGCGACCGAGGTGCCACCGCGGAAGGGCCACGTCTGTCACGGGCGGCTGCCCACCGTTTGAGTCTGTACCTTCGGTGTCTGACCGCCTGGCCCTCCGAAGCCGAAAAAATCTCCAGCAGCCAGATCGCCGCTGCTGTGGGAGTCAGTGATGCTCAGGTTCGGCGGGACTTGGCTGCTTTGGGTCATCTCGGACAACGCGGCATCGGCTATGACCCGCGTGAGCTGGCGGCTGTGATCCGAGAAGCCTTGGGCATCCATCGTCCCTGGCGTGTCGTGTTGGTCGGTGTGGGAAACCTGGCACGTGCCTTGTTGCGCTACCAGGGGTTTCGCGCCCAGGGATTTGAAATCGTCGCCTTGTTTGACAACCATCCCAATAAAATCGGAGAATGCGTGGAGGGAATTCCCATTCGCCCGCTCAGCGAACTTCAAACGACTATTCAGCAGGAGGGGGCGGAGCTGGCCATATTGACTGTCCCTAAAGAAGCAGCCCAAAGTGTGGCCGATTGCTTAGTCAAAGCGGGGATTCGAGGGATTCTCAACTTCGCTCCTGTTGTCCTCCGGCTGCCCCCGCACGTGCAACTCGTCACAGTCGATTTGGCCATCCAGTTGGAGCAACTTACCTTCCTCGTACAGCATGCGGATGATGCCCTTCCCCCTTCCTTGGACGAATAA
- a CDS encoding RHS repeat-associated core domain-containing protein, whose product MDCQFCNVSLFGQATVLDANWNVLGPSAFAWVYLHQGGRYDVTSGLYYFRLRDYSPTLGRWTSLNPLSYAAGDGNLYRPIRNNTTSPCEPSGLQELLEPKPVDRGSKFCSISEWRTPILRKK is encoded by the coding sequence ATGGATTGTCAATTTTGTAACGTTAGCCTCTTCGGTCAGGCGACGGTGCTGGATGCCAACTGGAACGTTCTGGGACCCAGCGCCTTCGCCTGGGTCTACCTGCATCAGGGTGGACGGTACGATGTCACCAGCGGCCTGTATTACTTCCGTTTACGCGACTACTCGCCGACGCTCGGCCGGTGGACGAGCCTTAATCCCCTCTCCTACGCCGCCGGAGATGGGAACCTCTACCGCCCCATCCGTAATAACACCACCAGCCCATGCGAGCCATCAGGTCTGCAAGAACTTCTGGAACCAAAGCCTGTCGATCGAGGCAGCAAATTCTGCTCGATCTCTGAGTGGCGGACCCCCATCTTAAGGAAGAAGTGA
- the argH gene encoding argininosuccinate lyase: protein MGQKTWGGRFSGPTDTRVEAFTESISIDQRLYRHDIRASQAHARMLAAVGLITADEAEQIVQALAEIEREIASGQMTWRTELEDIHTHIEHALITRLGDVGRKLHTARSRNDQVVTDVKLWVREAIEGIDGQVAELQRSFVRLAEREQGVILPGYTHLQRAQPVLAAHYALAYVEKFQRDRERLAEARRRVNILPLGAAALAGTSLPIDREQVRQQLGFDALASNSLDISSDRDFVLDYVYALAVIALHLSGWAEEWIIWSTTEFSFLELPDAFCTGSSIMPHKKNPDVLELIRGKSARVIAALQQLFILLKGLPLAYNRDLQEDKVALFHAHDTVEACLQVAAPLVEGSRFRREGIAARLEDGFLDATTLMEGLVEAGIPLRAAHEIVGKLVRDCEQRRCRLADLPDEILASLLPHRPDALAFLRSRLGVTQALAAFRSHASTAPSEVQQQLQSWKQRLNM from the coding sequence ATGGGTCAGAAAACGTGGGGAGGTCGGTTCTCGGGCCCGACAGATACACGTGTGGAAGCCTTTACCGAGTCGATCAGCATTGATCAACGGCTATATCGTCACGACATCCGGGCCAGCCAAGCCCATGCTCGGATGCTGGCTGCCGTGGGACTGATCACTGCTGACGAGGCGGAACAGATTGTGCAGGCCCTGGCAGAGATCGAACGAGAAATCGCCTCCGGCCAAATGACATGGCGGACGGAATTGGAGGATATTCATACGCACATCGAACATGCTCTCATCACACGATTGGGGGATGTTGGCCGGAAGCTACACACCGCCCGGAGCCGCAATGACCAGGTCGTCACGGATGTCAAGCTCTGGGTGCGTGAGGCAATCGAAGGAATAGATGGCCAGGTGGCGGAATTGCAACGGTCGTTTGTGCGGTTGGCGGAACGTGAGCAGGGAGTGATTTTGCCGGGCTACACTCATTTGCAGCGGGCACAACCGGTGTTGGCCGCCCATTACGCTTTGGCTTACGTAGAGAAATTCCAGCGAGATCGGGAACGCTTGGCCGAAGCGCGCCGTCGGGTCAACATCCTCCCCTTGGGTGCCGCTGCTCTGGCAGGCACGTCGCTGCCGATCGATCGCGAGCAGGTGCGACAACAACTCGGTTTCGACGCCTTGGCTAGTAACAGCTTGGACATTTCCAGTGATCGAGATTTCGTACTGGACTATGTTTATGCCTTGGCTGTTATCGCCTTGCATCTCAGTGGCTGGGCGGAGGAGTGGATCATCTGGAGTACCACGGAATTCTCATTCTTAGAGTTGCCCGACGCTTTCTGCACAGGTTCCAGCATTATGCCTCATAAGAAAAATCCCGACGTTTTGGAATTGATTCGAGGAAAAAGTGCACGCGTAATAGCTGCCCTGCAACAGCTCTTCATACTACTCAAAGGATTGCCTCTGGCCTACAATCGCGATTTGCAGGAAGACAAAGTGGCTTTGTTCCATGCACACGATACGGTGGAGGCTTGTTTGCAAGTGGCAGCCCCCTTGGTTGAAGGCAGTCGATTCCGCAGGGAAGGGATTGCGGCCCGGTTGGAAGACGGCTTCCTTGACGCGACCACACTCATGGAAGGTTTGGTGGAAGCTGGGATACCGCTGCGTGCGGCACACGAAATCGTGGGCAAATTGGTCCGAGACTGCGAGCAGCGACGCTGCCGTCTTGCGGACCTGCCCGATGAGATTTTGGCTTCGCTCCTCCCCCACCGACCGGATGCCCTGGCTTTTCTCCGATCCCGCTTAGGCGTCACCCAGGCCTTAGCAGCTTTTCGCAGTCACGCTTCCACTGCACCGTCCGAGGTTCAACAACAACTCCAGTCCTGGAAACAGCGCTTGAACATGTAA